In the Deinococcota bacterium genome, one interval contains:
- a CDS encoding SDR family oxidoreductase: MSQRYENLRKELRAAPKTWLVTGVAGFIGSNLLEALLRLGQRVTGLDNFATGFPHNLDDVRAAVGARAWSGFTLLEGDIARVDDCREAIRGADYVLHQAALGSVPRSIADPIATNRANVGGFLNMLVAAKDEGVTRFVYAGSSSTYGDHPALPKLEDRIGKPMSPYAVSKYVGELYSEVFAKVYGLEVTGLRYFNVFGRRQNPAGAYAAVIPKWVGQLLAGERCVINGDGETSRDFSYIDNVVQANLLAAGAEPGEAGHQVCHQVCHQVYNVACGERTTLSELYGLIRDGLARLRPELAGLASREPLYAPFRPGDVRHSLADIAKARRRLDYAPSHTVREGLDEALAWFAARAQEAQKPAR; the protein is encoded by the coding sequence GTGTCACAGCGTTATGAAAACCTTCGCAAGGAGCTGAGGGCCGCGCCCAAAACCTGGCTGGTCACCGGCGTGGCGGGCTTCATCGGCTCGAACCTGCTCGAGGCGCTCTTGCGCTTGGGGCAGAGGGTCACCGGGCTCGACAACTTCGCGACCGGCTTTCCTCACAACCTAGACGACGTGAGGGCGGCGGTCGGCGCGCGCGCCTGGTCCGGGTTCACCCTTCTCGAGGGTGACATCGCGCGCGTAGACGATTGCCGGGAGGCGATTCGCGGCGCCGATTACGTGCTCCACCAGGCCGCGCTGGGTTCGGTGCCGCGCTCGATCGCCGACCCCATCGCCACCAACCGCGCCAACGTCGGCGGCTTTCTCAACATGCTGGTGGCCGCCAAGGACGAGGGCGTAACGCGCTTCGTCTACGCCGGCTCGAGCTCGACCTACGGGGACCACCCGGCCTTGCCCAAGCTCGAGGACAGGATTGGCAAGCCCATGTCGCCCTACGCCGTCAGCAAGTACGTCGGCGAACTCTATAGCGAGGTCTTCGCCAAGGTCTACGGGCTCGAGGTCACCGGCCTGCGCTACTTCAACGTCTTTGGCCGCCGCCAGAACCCGGCGGGCGCCTACGCCGCCGTCATCCCCAAGTGGGTCGGGCAACTGCTCGCGGGCGAGCGCTGCGTGATCAACGGCGACGGCGAAACGAGCCGCGACTTCAGCTACATCGACAACGTCGTCCAGGCCAATCTGCTCGCCGCCGGCGCCGAGCCTGGCGAGGCCGGCCACCAGGTCTGCCACCAGGTCTGCCATCAGGTCTACAACGTCGCCTGCGGCGAGCGCACCACGCTGAGCGAGCTCTACGGGCTCATCCGCGACGGCCTGGCCAGGCTCAGGCCCGAGCTGGCCGGTCTGGCGTCGCGCGAGCCGCTCTACGCGCCCTTTCGGCCCGGCGACGTGCGCCACTCGCTGGCCGACATCGCCAAGGCGCGGCGCAGGCTCGACTATGCGCCCAGCCACACGGTCCGCGAAGGCCTGGACGAGGCCCTGGCCTGGTTTGCCGCCAGGGCGCAAGAGGCGCAAAAGCCGGCGAGATGA